TCTTCCTGATGCCGGGCAGGTACTCGGGGTACTTGTGCGTCGTCTCAGGCTCCTCCTCGAGGCCGAGTTTCTTCCGGGCTGCGCGGTTCGCGTCGTTGTTCGGGACACCGTGGCCCGACTTGTAGATCAGCTGGACGGTCTGGAGGAAGTTGCGTGGAATGATGTCCCGCTTGAACGCCAGGTTCCGCATCGCCATGATCGCGTCGGTCGGTGCGAGGTTCCGGGGGCACCGGTCGGTGCAACTGTAACAGGTGGTGCAGAGCCAGAGGTCCGGATCGGTGAGGACCTCCTCCTCGAGGCCGAGGACTGCCTTGCGCATGAACAGCCGGATACGGTACGAACTCCGCGGTGCCGAGGGGCACGATCCGGTGCAGGTGCCGCACTGGTAGCACATGTGGGCGGCCGTCTGCCCGATCTTCTCCACATCTTTGATAAACTCAGGGTTGCTGTCAGGAATGTAGTACTTCCTGTCCCGGAGTTTCTCCGCGAGTTTCTGGTCCTTATAGTCTTTCTTTACTGCCATTGGCTATCCCTCACGCCTCTTCTGCTTCTCCCAGAACTTTAACCTCGACCTCTCCGGGGGCGGTCTCTTTGACCTTCGACGTCCTCGGGGCGAGCAGCTTCTCCTTGATCTGCTTGAAGAGTTCCGTCTCCTTGTCCTTCATCCGGATACCCGTCCGCCGCAGGATGATCGCATCCTCGCTCGGGCAGGCGTTGACACAGGCACCACAGAGGATACAGAAGTCCTTGTTGATGGCGATGTTGGCCTCAACCTCTCCCTTCATCTCCTTTGCCGGGACGGGGGAGGGCAGGTAGAGCGCGTTGCAGGGGCAGACCTCGACACAGGTCGAGCAGCCTCCGGGGCACTTCTCGGGGTTGATCTCGATATCTCCCTCGAAGATCTTCTCGACGGTGATTGCCTCCTGGGGGCAGGTCTCGACGCACCAGGTACAGGTGCAGCAGTTGTCCTGCTCGATATCGACCTTGCCGGGCAGCTTGTCGCTGATGACCTCACGCTCGAGCGTGATGCACTCCTGGGGGCAGGCCTCGACGCAGATAGTGCACCCGTCGCAGGTGGCCTCTTCCCACTTGACTTCCCCTTCGATCTTACCGGTCTCGGGGTTCGGGGCGTTGCGAACGACGGTGATGCTCGGGCAGAGCTCGCCGCAGATGCCACAGACGTCGCACTTCTCGGTGTCGACGGTAAACGTGGTCTTGGTCTGCAGTGCAGCCTGACGCGGCTTGCCGGCTTCGTCGCCGCCCTCGAATGCGGGGACATCGCGGTTGATGGCGTCCCTCGGGCAGGCCTCTTCACAGATGGTGCACCGGTCGCATTTCTCCTCGTCGATCACGGTGACCATGTCGTACGTGGGGAATCCTTCCTTCTCAAGAATCGGGAGCCTCTCCTCCCCGTCGATCTTGAGCGTCATCGCATTGAAGGGGCACATGATGACGCATACGCCACAGTACGAACACTTCTCGGGGTTGACGTCGACAGGTTCTGCGTAGTCGATTGCCCCACGGCGTGTCGCACCGACTGGTCCGAGCACGATTGCCTCTTCAGGGCAGGCGTCGACACAGATGCCGCAGCCCGTGCAGGTCTCTGCGTTCAGGATCAGGTTGTTGACTGCCTTCAGGAGCCTCTGCTCCATGATGACGTTCTGTCCTTCCCGCGTTTTGGAATACTTTGGAAACAGTGCCATATTCTAGTATCACTCCTAGGCTTCCACTTTTCGGGCCTTGGCCCGGCTCTCCCACGGTCCTCCAAGCGCGATAACTCCATAGGGGCATGCCTGGACGCATACGCCGCAACCGGCGCAGAGCTCGGAGTTGAAATCAAGGATGACGGCTTTGCCGTCTTTGACCTTGTAGATCTTCTCTTTCGTCACCGGATCTTCGGTGTAGAGCTCGAGAGCGTCGACCGGACATGCCACCACGCAGTTATTGCAGCCTGTACATCGTTCCATATTGATGTGCAATGCAAATGCCATGGTATCACGCACCAGATCTGATCGATTAAAAATCGATATAAAAAGAATTGTCAAAGAATATACATAAACTTTCTGAAATCCGGCAGTCTTATATTCCAGAACTATGATTATCTGTCAAATTTTATAAATTAAAACAGTTAGTATGTTAACCCGATGTCCGAAATCTCGCCGTCAAACGCACATCCGGTGCGAAGGCAAATAGAAAACGTTAAATCATAGATCGGGGTTTCTGATGAAAATCGGTGGCCAATCCGGCCCGGGAGCGTTGAGATCGGGCCGGATCACCTCGCGAGCCGGGTAGAAACTCTCCCCCCCTGCCGGCAGGGGTCTGTCACCGCTTGCGCGGTTTGAGCAGTAACCATTTCTGTATCCATTGACTCTTCTCTCTCCGTGTCGGACGCCTGCGCTCGCCCCCAGAAGCCCCCCGGATCCTGCGCCCGCGATCCCGCTGCCGCATCCTGGATGGCCCCGCAGGGCAGGTCTGCAGACCCGGAGCATGCTTAACCCGGTCACTGCGGCAGGTCTGGAGCACATGACCATTTCAGGCCTGGAAGGTGTAACCGGGGAGATCACGGGGTGCTCCGGGATCCTGTCCCCGTTCTTTTCACGTTTACTCCGGCGCGATGGCGAATATCGATGAGTGGACGGTGCCGCAGGGTGCCGCGCGGTTCGGACCCCATGACTGTGGCGCACAGGCCGCTGCCGGGAAAAAAAGAAACCTTATTCTGTCCACATCGTAACATTGTAGCAAACGAGGTGTATTCTGTCCATGGAACTGAATGGCGTTACTATCGATGATACCTATGCAGAGGCGTTCCCGACCTGGGTGGCACGGCCCATTATCACCGCCGTCACCGAGGAGTGGGCATACAAGGCAGCAGTGGAGGCCGTCGGCTTTGCCACCTCCACCATCGGGTGTCCGGCCGAGGCGGGTATCGACTGCTTCGTCTCCGCCGACGAGACCCCCGACGGACGGCCCGGCTACGCGATCATGATCTGTGCGAGCAAGAAGAAGCTCAAGGAGCAGCTTGTTGAGCGCCTTGCCGAGTGCATCCTCACCGCCCCGACGACGGCGGTCTTCGACGGCCTTGCCGACGTCGTCGCCGAGGTCCCGGAGAAGCTCCCGGTCAAGCTCCACTTCTTCGGCGACGGGTTCGAGGAGAAGCGCGAGGTCGGCGGCAGGACGGTATGGGCCATCCCGATCATGGAGGGCGAGTATATCGGTGAGGAGGAGTTCGGCACCGTCAAGGGCGTTGCGGGCGGCAATTTCTTCATCATGGGCGAGAACCAGATGGCCGCCCTGACCGCCGCCCAGGCGGCGGTCGACGCCATCAGCGGCGTCTGCGGTGTCATCACGTCCTTCCCCGGCGGCGTCGTTGCGAGCGGCTCGAAGGTCGGGAGCAAGAAGTACAAGTTCATGGGCGCAAGCACGAACGAGGCCTACTGCCCGACCCTCCGCGACAGGGTCGAGGGCAGCAAGGTCCCCGAGGGCGTCAAGGCGGTCTACGAGATCGTCATCGACGGCGTCGACGAGGACTCTATCAAGACCGCGATGGCCGAGGGCATCCGGGCGGCAACCAAGGTGCCGGGCGTGAAGTTCATCAGCGCCGGGAACTTCGGCGGCAGCCTCGGACCGTTCAAGTTCGACCTGAAGGACGTCCTCGCGGACTATCTCTAATCTCTTTTTTTTGTGGCGGTTCTTGAGGGCTGCTGTCTGTTTGGTTGGCCCTGTTGTTGGGGGTGTGGCTACAGGATGCCGATCAAGTTCCCTGCCCATGCACGTATATGAGCCTCCCTCACCCGCCATCGCCCCGCCGGTGCCCCGGTGCCCGCGCCCCTTTTATGATGATCGATCCTCTTAAATATCGTTATCAACGATAATTTTGTTAACGATAATTCCGGTGACATCATGATTACGCTCACGCCCGATGAAGTCCGGGCCCGGTTCGGGCCGTTGTTCTCGATGAAGTACCTCGCCATGGTCGACCAGAACGCCGGTCTCGCGGAGATCCGCGAGCATTGCCGGGCCCGGGGAACCATCGAGTGGGATGCGGCGAATCGAGTGCGGGCGAAGGGTGCGGTCATGTCCTGCCATGTCGAGGGCACGACGATGACGATGCTCGCCCGGCTGGGCGTATCCCCGGCGAAGTTCGGGGCCGCCGGCCGGGAGATCGGCGGGCAGGCGCTTGAAGGGGTCGAGGTTGTCGGTGACGAAGTGGTGACGACCTGGTCGGGGATCGCCGGAGCGGGCGTCGGCGTCGCTGCCTGCCTGCCGCAGGCGCCGGGCGTGACCCGGGCCGAATACCCATCGGAGGACGATCTCAGGATCGGCGGCGCCCGCGTATGCCGGGTGCGAATCGCATCACCGCTCTACGAGAAGGTGACGATCGGGATCGACGACACCGACACTCGCGAGGAAGGCGCCACGTGGGTGCTCGCGCTCAAATGCGCCGAGGCCTGCACGATCCCCGGGGTGGAGTACCTGGACATGCGTCTCGTTCAGCTGAACCCTGCGGTGCCGAAGAAGACCACCAACTGTGTCGGGTCGGCCCTGAACTTCGCCGTCCGCCCGGGAAAGGTGGATGAGCTCCTCGAGTACGTCCGCGACTTCGTCGAGTCGGGGGCGGTCAGCAACGACACCGGCATCGCTGTCTACCGGGGGATTGCGTTTGCGGAGGAGTCTCCCTACTTAAAACGGGTCAAGACCGAGATCCTGACGGTCGATGACGCGGAGGCGGAGGCGGCACGGATGGGTGTCCGGTTCATCGACTCGACTGGACGGAAAGGACGGATAGGAGCACTGGGCGCCGTTCTCTGGGGGAACAAGGGCGTTGAAGCGGCAGGTCTCTATGGAGAAACTTTCTGATCCTTATACGATACGGTATCCGCAGATCGTGGCGGTGGCCGACGAGAGCGCCGGCCACGTGGAACTCATCGAGTTCTTCGACTGCATAGGCGGGGCGATGTGGGTGAAGCGCCACTATGCCCAGAGCCCGCTCGTCCGCTCCGTCCGCACCGTGGGGACGACCAACCGCTACCTCCTCCGCACCGGCAGCGCCGACCTCGCGCTCGAGGGCTCGGTCTTCCCGGCAGGGATCGCCGGTGTCGCCGTCGAAGGGGACGAGATCGCCGTCACCTACCGGGGCCTCGGCGGCGGCGGCGTGGGGGCGTCCGTCTGCCGCGCCTCGGCTCCGGGCATCGTCCGCTACGAGAGCGACCCTGCCGGGGGCGGGCGTCTTTCGGGCTCGACGATCTGGCTCCCCCGGCGCGAGCGGGTGATCATCGGTGTCGACGACACCGATACCCCGGAGGAGGGCGCCACCTGGACGCTGACCCACAACATCGCACGGGCCGTCGAGGACGACCGCTCCCGCTACCTCTCCCATACCATCGTGCAGCTCTTTCCTGTCCCCTACCGGACCAAAAACTGCGTCGCCATCGCCTGCGAGTTCGCCACCTCCGACCCCGGAGGGCTGGTCCGGCGCTACCGCGACTACCTGGAAAAGTACACGCTCTCGGACGAGACCGGGATGGCGGTCTGGCGCGGCTTCGATCCCGCCCCGCTCGAGGAGTTTGGGCGGCGCGTAAAGCGGGGCGAGGTCTCGCCCGACGACCTTGCCGCCCTCGACGACGAACGCCTCTCCATCGTCATGAAAGGCCGGGGCGCGATCGGGGCGGTGGCGGCGATCCCGTTCTCCACGCGATACGAGGAGGCGCTGGCGTTATGGAATGGAGTCGGCTGAAGGCCCGGCTGCTTGAGGCAGGTTCGGTTCGCCTCTCCGGCGAACCTGCAGACGCCTACGTGTCCCGTTCCGCCGCCGGCCCCTCGGCGGGGAGTTCCGGTTCGCTCTTCTTCTCCTCCGGCGCCCGGCGGTTCCGGGCCGGTATCGACGGGGCAAGCCCCATCGAGGTCGTTCACCGGGGAGGAGGCGGGGCGGACCTCGTCATCGACGGCAACGTGGTCTCCGGCCGTCTCGAACCCGCCGCCCTCCACTGCCCCCGCCAGGCCTACATCACCGTCAGCGGGACGTGCATCTTCCACTGCCGCTACTGCCCGGTGCCGGGTCTCCAGGGGCGGCGAAAGGAGGTTTTCGAGATTGTGGAGCTGGTCGAAAGCGTGGCCGACCGGGTCGACGCCATCGCAATCACGAGCGGTGTCGCTTCCTCGATCGAAGAGGAAGAGGAATACGTCCTCGACGTCGTGGCGGCGCTCCGCTCATTCGGTCTACCCATCGGGGTCTCGATCTACCCGGGGCCACTGACCCCGGCGCGGCTCCATGCCCTCGGCGTCGTCGAGGTGAAGTTCAACATCGAGGCGGCGACCCCGGAGATCTTTGCAGAGATGTGCCCCGGTCTCTCGTGGGATGCGGTCTGGGAGGCGTTGCGGTCCTCCGTCGTGCTCTTCGGGCGGGACAGGGTCTACTCGAACGTCATCGTCGGCCTCGGGGAGACCGACGCAGACCTGGAGCGGGTCATGGGCGATCTCGCGGCGATCGGGGTCATCCCCGTCCTCCGTCCGCTCACCCCGGCGGCATCTCTTGCCGCCCGGCCCCGTCCGTCCGCCGACCGGCTGCTCCGGCTCTGCGAGGCGCACGAGAAGATCCTCCGGCAGGCCGGGCTCGATCCGCGCCGGGCGCTGACGATGTGTTCGGCGTGCACCGGGTGCGACCTGGTGCCGGGGAGGGATACATGAAGGGCACCGAAGCGCTCGCCCGGGCCATCCTCCGGTCGGCAGACCGTTGCTACGCCGTCCCCGGCTACCCGGTCTCGGGGATCGCCGCCTCGGCCGGGGCCGTGATCCCCGTAAACGAGAAGGTGGCGCTCGAGTATGCCCTCGGCGACTCGCTCTCCGGGCGGAGGGCCGCCGTGGTGGTCAAGCACGTCGGCCTCAACGCCTGTGCGGACCCGCTCGTGCACGCCACTGCCCAGGGCCTCCGGGCCGGCGTCGTGGTGGTCGTCGGGGACGACGTGCGCCCGATCGCATCGGATGTCGTGCAGGACTCCCGCTACTACGGGGAGGTGGCCCGGGTGCCGGTTCTCGAGCCCGACGGTGAGACGATCGGTCAGGCCGTCGAGGCGGCGTTCGAGGCTTCGGAGACCTTCTCGCGGGTGGCAATCGTCAGGGTGACGCCCGAGATCCTCGACGCGGACGTGCCGGACCTCCCCGCCCCCCGGAGCGACCTGGAGGGGAGCCTCGCAGACCCCGGGCTCACGATGGCCGGGCGGGCGCTGGCGAGCGACCGACGGACGGCCGCGATGTTCGCCTGGTCGCGGTCATCGCCGCTGAACCGCTTTGCCGGCGGCGAACACCGCGCAGTCACCGTCTATCCGCCCCCGGCGGACCCGGACGTGCTTGCCCTGACCCGCGAGGTCGGCCGCCCCTTCCTCCGGGAGCACCGGCTGCTCGCCCCTCCCGACCCCGCCGGGGAGCCGGAGCGGTTCTCTGCTCGCGGCTACTGCCGGACGTTCTGCCGGGACTGCCCGTTCCATCCGGCCTTTTCCATCCTCTCGGAGCGCAGGATGCGGGCCGTCTGCGACGCTGGGTGCGCGATCCTCGCGATGAACCCCCCCTACCGGGTCGGCATCGCCACCTACGGCCTCGGATCGTCGATTGCCGTGGCGGCGACCGGCCCCGGCGTCGCGCTCACCGGCGACTACGCGCTCCTGCACTCAGGGCTAAACGCCCTCATCGACGTCTACGAGCGTCGACTCCCGCTTCTCTGTATCGTCCTCGCGAACACGCGGATGGGGATGACCGGCGGTCACCCCGTCCCCGATATCCTTCGCTACATCTCCTGGGCGAACCCGGTCGTCTGCGCCGCAGACGGCACCGCGGCGCTTCGCCGGGCCCTCGTTCATCCCGAGGGGGGGCCCCGGACGGTGGTGATCGAAGGCACCTGCCCTGAAGGTGGCATCCATGAAACCGTGGCATATCGAGATCTGTGATGTAACGCTGCGAGACGGGGAACAGACTCCCGGCGTCTCGTTTACCCGTGATGAGAAGATGACGATCGCCCAATCACTCGACGAGATCGGCGTGGAGGTGATCGAGGCCGGGTTTCCCGTGGTATCCGCCGCGGAGAAGGATTGCGTCACGGCCATTGCCCGAAGCGGTCTCTCTGCCCGGGTCTGCTGCCTTGCACGGGCACTGCAGCCCGACGTCGAGGCAGCCCTCGACTGCGACGTGGACATGGTCAGCATCTTCATTGCGACCTCTGACCTCCACATCCGGCACAAGTACCGCAAGTCCCGCGGCGAGGTGCTCGAGGATGCCCTCGATATGGTGGAGTTCGCCACCGACCACGGTCTGCAGGTGCGGTTCGCTGCCGAGGACGCCTCGCGAACCGACCCGGCGTTCCTCCTGGAGATGTATACCCGGGGCGTCGAGTGCGGTGCCAATCTCGTCAGTTTCGCGGATACGGTCGGCTGCCTCACGCCGCTCGAGATCCACGCGGTCGTCTCCGGGCTCCTCGAGGCGGCCCCCCTTCCGCTCTGTATGCACTGCCACAACGACCTCGGGTTTGCAGCCGCAAACACCATAACGGCCGCGGCTGCCGGGGCGTTCCAGCTTCACACCACCGTCAACGGCATCGGCGAGCGTGCCGGGAACGCGGCGCTCGAGCAGGTGCTCGTCGCCCTGCGGATGAAGGGCGGCGTCGATCGCTACGACCTCTCCCGCCTGCAGGAGATCTCGCGGCTGGTCGCCCGGTGCTCGGGCGTGGCCCCGGAGCGTACCCGGCCGGTCGTCGGGGAGAACGCCTTTGCCCACGAGAGCGGGATTCACATCGCCGCCATCCTTGGAGACCCCTCGACCTACGAATACATCCCCCCGGAGCTGGTGGGCGGCGAGCGGCGTTTCGTCCTCGGGAAGCATACGGGGAAGCGGGCGCTCGAGCATGTCGCAAAGGCCTACGGGTTCGACCTCTCTGATGAGGAGGCGCGGTGGGTGCTCGAACAGGTCAAACAGAAGAGCGAAGGAAAGTGCAGCGTCACCCCGGAGATGCTCTGCGGGATCATCCGGCGGGCAAAGGGGGGGAGCCACCAGTGAGCACGCTCTCCGAGCAGATCCTCGGCGCACCGGCGGGTGCATACGTGGACCGCGAGGTCGATATCGCCTTTGCCCACGACGGGACCGGTGTCCTTGCCCGGGAAGCGCTCCGGGAGATGGGGGTGGAACGGCTCCCCCATCCGGAGCGCCTGCGCCTGATCTTCGACCATATCGTCCCGGCAAACACCGGAACGACGGCGACGCTCCAGGCGGAGCTCCGCGGGTATGCCCGGTCCTCGGGGATAGAACTCTCGGATGCCGGAGGGGGGATCTGTCACCAGGTGATGAGCGAAGGGGTCGTCCGGCCCGGCATGGTCGTCGTGGGCGCTGACTCCCATACCTGCACCCTCGGCGCCTTCGGTGCGTTTGCCACCGGGGTGGGGGCGACCGATATGGCGGCGATCTGGGCGTCGGGGTCCACGTGGTTCCGGGTCCCGGAGACGATCGCGGTCAACCTCACCGGCAGGCTCTCCGGCGCCGCGGAACCTAAGGACGTTGCCCTCGCCTGCGTCGCGAAACTCGGGATGGAAGGAGCGACCTACCGGGCGCTGGAGTTCGTGGGCGACGGGGCGGCAGGAATCTCCATGGACGGGCGGCTGACCCTCTGCAACATGGCGGTCGAGACCGGGGCGAAAGCAGGTATGTTCCACGCCGATGCGGCCACCGTCCGCTACCTCGCGGAGCACGGCGTTACGGCGTCACCCCGGGCACCGAAGGACTGCTGTTACGAACGGACCGCCGATATCGATCTTGTCGACATCGTGCCTCTCGTCGCGGTCCCGCACCGGGTGGATACCGTCCGGGAGGCGGAGGAGGTCGCGGGCACGCACCTCGACCAGGTCTTCGTCGGGACCTGCACGAACGGCCGCTACGAAGATCTTGCCCGGTTCGCCCGCATCGTCCGGGGGAAGAAGGTGGCCGTCCGCACCCTGGTCGTCCCCGCCTCGCGGGCGGTACTTGCGCGGGCGATCGCCACCGGGGTCCTTGCCGACATCGTGGATGCGGGGTGCATGGTGGCGCCGCCCGGGTGCGGGCCGTGCCTCGGGGCGCACGCCGGCGTGCTCGGGGAGGGCGAGGTCTGCCTCTCCACCGCCAACCGGAACTTCAAAAACCGGATGGGCGTTGGCGGCGAGATCTACCTCTCGTCGGTTGCCACTGCCGCCGCGAGCGCCATAGCCGGCGTAATCGCCGTGCCGGAGGTGGTATGATGCAGGGAGCCGGACCGGCGGTCTGCCTCGGGAACGACATCGACACCGACGTTATCATCGCCGGGCGCTACCTCCGGACGAAAGACCGCTCGGTCTGGGCGGAGCACGCCTTCGAGGACCTTGACCCAACGCTCGCCGGCCGTCTTTCCGGCGCAATCATCGTCGCCGGGAGGAACATGGGGTGCGGGTCGTCCCGGGAGCAGGCGGTGGTCGCCCTCCGGGAGGCCGGGGTGGTCGGGGTCGTCGCCCCGTCATTCGCCCGCATCTTCTTTAGAAACGCCGTCAACGTCGGCCTCCCGGTGATCGAGGCCCCGGTCTCGTGCACCGACGGCGCTCGCGTCGCATTCGACCTCGATGCCGGGTGGGTGGAGGTGGACGGGGAGCGCTATCCCGCCCGCCCGCTCTCGGAGAAGATGGTCGCCATCCTCCGGGCCGGAGGGCTGGTTCCTTACTGGAGGTCGTGCCGATGATCTTTCCCCCACACTGCAAATATGTTGGATCGGCGACCAGCACCCCGTACGGGGACCGGGCCTACTTCCTCTCGCGCTACCTGGTTCGCGAGACCGCCGGCGGCACGGAGGTGATCGAGGTGGAGACCGACCCGGACGGGATCGGATTGATGCGCAAGGTCCTCTCGGCCCGGGTGCTCGCCAGCGGCGATGATGTCTACCGCTACCCCGATCGCGTGAACGTCCAGGATCGAACATTCTTAGTAGGGGCGGCGATGCGATCCGGGTACCGCTGCACCATATTCACCGGACACGGCGAGCAGACCACGTTCGTGCTCGATCCGGACCTCTCGGGTTTCCTCCGCATCCATGTCTACGACATCACTCCGCCCCGCCCCCACCTCTCAGCCACGCTTCTTGACCTTGAGAAGACCGGGCTCTTTGGAGACCTTGAGGTCATCTTCGAGCACCATGTCAGGGATATCCGGGAGATCGAAGCCGACGTCTACCCCTGCCATGCGGCCGGTTTCCCCCGCACCCTTGATGCGGACCCGCTCCGGCCGGGCGACCGGGTCGCGGGATGCCAGACGGCAAGGGACCTGGTGCGGGAGTGTTACGGCGAAGAGATTATAGTGGAGAGCACCTGCCCGCTCGACGCGGTGGAAAGCGAGCCCTTCATCGCCCGGTGCTGCCGGAGCGAGCGGGGGGGCCTCGGGCGTTGGAACGACCGGTTCGGCGTGGTGGTCCACTGGGGCGCGTCGTCCCGGGACATTGCAGAGGCGGTCTGGCGCGTCACGGCCGCATGGAGGGGGCCGGATGGCGAAGGTAGCGGTCGTTGAAGGCGACGGCATCGGGCACGAGGTTGTCCCGGTCGCCCGCGAGATCCTCGCAGCCGTACGCCCGGACTTCGAGTTCTTCGACGTCGAGGTGGGATATGGGCTCTGGGAACGGACCGGGAGCGCCTGCGGAGAGGAGACGATCGCCGACCTCCAGTCAGCGGATGCCATCCTCTTTGGGGCCGTTACGACGCCGCCGGACCCCGGCTACCGGAGCGTCCTCCTCCAGATCCGGCATGCTCTCGACCTCTACGCGAACGTCCGCCCGATACAGGGCGAAGGTGTCGATATCGTCATCGTGCGGGAGAACACCGAGGGGCTCTACTCCGGCATCGAGTGGACGGAGCCGGACCGGGCCTGCACCGTCCGGGTCGTCTCCCGGCGGGGGAGCGAACGTATCGCCCGCTACGCCTGCACCCTCGCCGGATCCCGCCGTCACCTCACCATCGGCAACAAGGCGAATGTGTTAAAGTCCGACTGCCTCTTCGTCGAGGTCTGCACGGCGGAGGCTGCCCGGATGGGAGTTCCCTGCAGGGCCCGCTACATCGATGCGCTCTGCCTCGACCTCCTGATGCACCCGGACCTCTACGACGTTGTCGTGACCACCAATATGTTCGGGGACATTCTCTCCGATGCCGCCGCCTACCTGGTGGGGGGGCTCGGGCTGCTCCCGAGTGCCAACATCGGAAAGCGTGCTGCTCTCTTTGAGCCCGTGCATGGGAGCGCCCCCGACATCGCGGGCCAAAATATTGCAAACCCCGTCGCAGCCATCAGGAGCGCCGCGATGCTGCTCTCGCACCTCGGCGATCCTGCATCCGCAGCGGCCGTGGAGGAGGCCGTTCACCGGGTGCTTCGCGCGGGCATCCGGACCCGCGACCTCGGCGGCGTCGCCGGGACCCGGGAGTTCGGGGCGGCGGTGCTTCGCGAGGTCGGCCAGAGGAAGGCCTAAACGCTTCAGGGTCGAGAGTTACGCTATGGTGCTGGTGGGATGCCACGTCTCCATCGCCGGCTCGATCGACCTTGCGGTCGGCAGGGCCCTTGATGCGGGGTGCGACACGTTTCAGATCTTCTCCCGGAACCCCCGGGGCTGGAGGGCAAAGGACCTCGACCCCGGAATAGCCGATGCCTTCAGGGCGGCGGTGAGTGCATCGGGGCTCGGCCCGGTCGTCGACCACATGCCTTACCTCCCGAACCCGGCCTCGCCGGATGCCGAGATCGCTGAAAAATCGGTCGCGGCACTCACCGGGGAACTCCGGCGATGCGGCCTTCTCGGGATACCCTATCTTGTGACCCATCTCGGGCACCACCGCGGCGCCGGCGTTGAAGCAGGGCAGGAGCGGGTTATCGCCGCCATCAACCGGGCTCTTGCCGATGCCGGGGAGAGCGATGTGATGCTGCTCCTCGAAAATACCGCCGGGGAGAAGAACAGCGTGGGGACGACTGTTGCAGACCTCCGCCGCATTCTCGATGGGGTTGATGCGGAAGGAAGGGTCGGGATCTGTTTTGATACCTGCCATGCGTTCGCCGCCGGCTACGACCTCCGGACCGCAGAGG
The genomic region above belongs to Methanoculleus oceani and contains:
- a CDS encoding deoxyribonuclease IV, with the protein product MVLVGCHVSIAGSIDLAVGRALDAGCDTFQIFSRNPRGWRAKDLDPGIADAFRAAVSASGLGPVVDHMPYLPNPASPDAEIAEKSVAALTGELRRCGLLGIPYLVTHLGHHRGAGVEAGQERVIAAINRALADAGESDVMLLLENTAGEKNSVGTTVADLRRILDGVDAEGRVGICFDTCHAFAAGYDLRTAEGVDAALGELDDRIGLSRLRVVHLNDCKGALGSGLDRHEHIGLGFIGEEGFRHILRHPVVRSLPLICETPVDERRDDTGNIAKVRELAGT
- a CDS encoding homocitrate synthase family protein; the protein is MKPWHIEICDVTLRDGEQTPGVSFTRDEKMTIAQSLDEIGVEVIEAGFPVVSAAEKDCVTAIARSGLSARVCCLARALQPDVEAALDCDVDMVSIFIATSDLHIRHKYRKSRGEVLEDALDMVEFATDHGLQVRFAAEDASRTDPAFLLEMYTRGVECGANLVSFADTVGCLTPLEIHAVVSGLLEAAPLPLCMHCHNDLGFAAANTITAAAAGAFQLHTTVNGIGERAGNAALEQVLVALRMKGGVDRYDLSRLQEISRLVARCSGVAPERTRPVVGENAFAHESGIHIAAILGDPSTYEYIPPELVGGERRFVLGKHTGKRALEHVAKAYGFDLSDEEARWVLEQVKQKSEGKCSVTPEMLCGIIRRAKGGSHQ
- a CDS encoding 3-isopropylmalate dehydratase, with the protein product MQGAGPAVCLGNDIDTDVIIAGRYLRTKDRSVWAEHAFEDLDPTLAGRLSGAIIVAGRNMGCGSSREQAVVALREAGVVGVVAPSFARIFFRNAVNVGLPVIEAPVSCTDGARVAFDLDAGWVEVDGERYPARPLSEKMVAILRAGGLVPYWRSCR
- a CDS encoding isocitrate/isopropylmalate dehydrogenase family protein, which encodes MAKVAVVEGDGIGHEVVPVAREILAAVRPDFEFFDVEVGYGLWERTGSACGEETIADLQSADAILFGAVTTPPDPGYRSVLLQIRHALDLYANVRPIQGEGVDIVIVRENTEGLYSGIEWTEPDRACTVRVVSRRGSERIARYACTLAGSRRHLTIGNKANVLKSDCLFVEVCTAEAARMGVPCRARYIDALCLDLLMHPDLYDVVVTTNMFGDILSDAAAYLVGGLGLLPSANIGKRAALFEPVHGSAPDIAGQNIANPVAAIRSAAMLLSHLGDPASAAAVEEAVHRVLRAGIRTRDLGGVAGTREFGAAVLREVGQRKA
- a CDS encoding DUF7714 family protein, which codes for MIFPPHCKYVGSATSTPYGDRAYFLSRYLVRETAGGTEVIEVETDPDGIGLMRKVLSARVLASGDDVYRYPDRVNVQDRTFLVGAAMRSGYRCTIFTGHGEQTTFVLDPDLSGFLRIHVYDITPPRPHLSATLLDLEKTGLFGDLEVIFEHHVRDIREIEADVYPCHAAGFPRTLDADPLRPGDRVAGCQTARDLVRECYGEEIIVESTCPLDAVESEPFIARCCRSERGGLGRWNDRFGVVVHWGASSRDIAEAVWRVTAAWRGPDGEGSGR
- a CDS encoding 3-isopropylmalate dehydratase large subunit — translated: MSTLSEQILGAPAGAYVDREVDIAFAHDGTGVLAREALREMGVERLPHPERLRLIFDHIVPANTGTTATLQAELRGYARSSGIELSDAGGGICHQVMSEGVVRPGMVVVGADSHTCTLGAFGAFATGVGATDMAAIWASGSTWFRVPETIAVNLTGRLSGAAEPKDVALACVAKLGMEGATYRALEFVGDGAAGISMDGRLTLCNMAVETGAKAGMFHADAATVRYLAEHGVTASPRAPKDCCYERTADIDLVDIVPLVAVPHRVDTVREAEEVAGTHLDQVFVGTCTNGRYEDLARFARIVRGKKVAVRTLVVPASRAVLARAIATGVLADIVDAGCMVAPPGCGPCLGAHAGVLGEGEVCLSTANRNFKNRMGVGGEIYLSSVATAAASAIAGVIAVPEVV